Proteins encoded by one window of bacterium:
- a CDS encoding SIR2 family protein, translating into MDTAERLFDGHILIGGRELLDFTDSEMTENDDAKDKAKSRLTEVMKEMRVRFGTLLKMDNVSFLLGAGASIDAGGISLATIPIPIEKAIVKEALESNTSSTTVPAWVECFYQTASLLSGRTIRLEDRKTKLLGDSDQHPEPIPFNFEEYLGRLYTWLAGFVSDAISLKITTPSDVPMEMGDLRTLTRHLTHSLTAVLNLPHKGKEDSIRTHRRFLKKLLTRPLNLRRVNLFTLNYDTMLEQAADAEGTVLVDGFIGSLRRVFRPESFDIDFYFPAHTTEGRVHRFDRAIHLYKLHGSLTWHRCDQNWENPFGLYATYHDQDASSSDDVVIFPSPLKYGQTLAMPYSELFRRFGNAIAQPQSALFVIGYGFGDDHVNALIRQALAIPSFTLVVVDPNPTSGFVRDLQNLRDERVWMLTGMDIGTFAKFVENLLPDLREEEISRRVMRTFQALSTKSNTSIDSGEDENDQ; encoded by the coding sequence ATGGACACAGCAGAGCGGCTTTTCGATGGCCATATCCTGATCGGTGGTCGCGAGCTTCTTGATTTTACTGATTCCGAAATGACGGAAAATGATGATGCTAAGGACAAAGCGAAGTCGCGATTAACTGAGGTCATGAAGGAGATGCGAGTCAGATTTGGCACGCTCCTCAAAATGGACAATGTCTCCTTTCTTCTCGGAGCAGGAGCTTCAATTGATGCTGGAGGAATATCCCTTGCCACCATACCAATTCCGATAGAGAAGGCCATTGTAAAGGAAGCGCTTGAAAGCAACACCAGTTCGACAACTGTGCCTGCATGGGTAGAATGTTTCTATCAGACGGCATCGCTCCTATCAGGACGTACCATTCGCCTTGAAGATCGTAAAACGAAACTACTTGGCGACTCCGACCAACACCCTGAGCCAATACCATTTAATTTTGAAGAATATTTGGGTCGCCTTTACACGTGGCTTGCAGGGTTCGTGTCCGATGCTATTTCCTTGAAAATAACCACACCATCTGACGTACCTATGGAAATGGGAGATCTCCGCACTCTCACTCGACACCTTACCCATAGCCTGACAGCCGTTTTGAATTTGCCACACAAAGGCAAAGAAGACTCGATTCGAACACATCGACGTTTTCTGAAAAAGCTGCTAACGCGGCCACTCAATCTTCGAAGGGTCAACTTATTTACACTCAATTACGACACCATGCTGGAACAAGCCGCCGATGCTGAAGGGACTGTTCTGGTCGATGGTTTTATAGGATCACTAAGGCGAGTATTTCGACCGGAATCCTTCGATATTGATTTCTACTTTCCTGCGCACACAACAGAAGGGCGGGTTCATAGGTTTGATAGAGCAATTCACCTTTATAAGCTGCATGGCTCTCTGACTTGGCATCGCTGCGACCAAAATTGGGAGAATCCATTCGGGCTTTACGCCACTTACCACGACCAGGACGCCTCTTCTTCCGACGATGTTGTCATCTTTCCTTCCCCGCTAAAATACGGACAAACGTTGGCCATGCCCTATTCCGAGCTTTTTAGGCGGTTCGGCAATGCCATTGCCCAACCCCAGTCAGCCCTTTTTGTCATAGGCTATGGCTTCGGCGATGACCACGTAAACGCTCTAATAAGGCAGGCGCTCGCAATTCCCAGTTTTACCCTCGTCGTCGTCGATCCAAACCCAACAAGCGGATTTGTGAGGGACCTTCAAAACCTCCGAGACGAGCGAGTGTGGATGCTAACAGGAATGGACATCGGAACGTTTGCGAAATTTGTCGAGAATCTTTTACCTGACCTTCGTGAAGAAGAGATTAGCCGAAGGGTCATGCGTACCTTCCAAGCGCTGTCAACGAAAAGCAATACGTCAATCG